From Methanosarcina lacustris Z-7289, one genomic window encodes:
- a CDS encoding methyltransferase domain-containing protein: MLDDLISTYNNTDYDFRDYSFPGDEFSYLFNERVDYYRMKYAIAKMIQPESILEIGVRYGYSAITFLKASENATYLGIYDDSDTFGGDKREIDWAKRITKSYNADFLLADSQSITALPGDFYDLIYIDSRHDGDRTFHDLELALEKGRWVLVDGYFRSNENLLSTTCFLNKYRDFIEFALIIPSHAGELLIKTKDSAKHIFTKYTDKNYSSLESTYDSNYFLGDCGGYDSFKKYQGRRLEDPRLIAVCCLVNPDEHMDILDVGCGRGELSYALSQSGAKVTGIDYSSSAIQIAKATYLNKNMVNNLKFIQDDFLNHNFSNKFDRIIATDFIEHIEEDKLELMIQKIKCVLKEDGLFIVHTFPNKLYYQYAYEEKRKIAKSIGVYIPQNPRTFYEDLMHINEQTPQNLSLLLKKSFPYVVTWVNNYPDFPGSLIRPFSPEECNNARTIFAIGSFKSIDKDAVFQALNPVKLDRDGVNIEVLSEKGTLNAFSNDKFKLNVTLKNNGKERLVSMPTFPVQISYHWLRSDGSYEVFDGLRTQIMPALNPQEQRDFQIDVIVPEEEGKYLLQIDLVQEGCFWFEEITNKVPLNISTEIEKKPDNIRFEGSKMDTFEIKDEEINVEEIMGKIREDIKKRKESGVYKKESSEEIDKVFSEISCSREINSQERGTINSNYDIRNNSYSISSHRPMLGKFLIKGRKLVHGEVRRYVDPALQKQSELNSYFAGILNEAKEILNSCSNEMEQLKTGIEKLEYENKTLKSKIEQLNSDTKKLKIESEQLKIGSEQIQSEIVSNVKKEVESVISSINLELDNKAWLSRILESRIQKGSENQVADLSGTADSSGTADSSGTADSDINYYVFEERFRGSREHILQHQTNFIGYFANCTNVLDIGCGRGEFLELAKDKGINARGIDVNEDMINFCKSKGLAVELKDAIEALEEIGDKSLDGIFISQVVEHLSPDYLIKMLNLCNQKMKYGFYIILETVNPLSLFSFANFYIDLSHVKPVHPETLKFLVNTAGFRDIETKFLSPVPSEMKLQKLPNLDDLNEISRSMIEICNQNIGMINNALYGAQDYAVIGKK, encoded by the coding sequence ATGCTGGATGACCTAATCTCTACCTATAATAATACTGATTATGATTTCAGAGATTACTCCTTTCCTGGTGATGAATTTTCATATCTTTTTAATGAACGGGTTGATTATTACCGGATGAAATACGCAATTGCTAAAATGATTCAACCAGAATCAATTTTAGAAATCGGCGTCAGATATGGATACAGCGCAATAACTTTTTTAAAAGCATCTGAAAACGCAACATATCTGGGAATATATGATGATTCTGATACTTTTGGTGGAGATAAAAGGGAAATAGATTGGGCCAAAAGAATCACAAAAAGTTATAACGCAGACTTTTTATTAGCTGATAGCCAGTCCATAACTGCGTTGCCAGGAGATTTTTATGACCTGATTTACATAGATTCCCGGCACGATGGAGACCGAACATTTCATGATCTCGAATTAGCACTGGAAAAAGGGCGCTGGGTCCTTGTAGATGGTTATTTCCGGTCCAATGAAAACTTACTTAGTACAACGTGTTTCTTAAATAAATACAGAGATTTTATAGAATTTGCATTAATAATACCGTCACATGCAGGCGAATTGCTAATTAAAACAAAAGATTCAGCTAAACATATCTTCACAAAATATACTGATAAAAATTATTCAAGCTTAGAATCTACTTATGATTCAAACTATTTTTTAGGTGATTGTGGAGGTTATGATTCGTTCAAAAAATACCAGGGCAGGAGACTTGAAGACCCCAGATTAATTGCTGTATGTTGCCTTGTTAATCCAGATGAACATATGGATATACTGGATGTGGGGTGTGGAAGAGGTGAACTTTCCTATGCTTTATCGCAGTCTGGGGCCAAAGTAACTGGAATTGATTATTCTTCTTCTGCAATTCAGATCGCTAAAGCCACATACCTGAATAAAAATATGGTTAATAATCTGAAATTTATTCAGGATGACTTCTTAAATCACAACTTTTCTAATAAATTCGATAGAATTATTGCCACGGATTTCATTGAGCACATCGAAGAGGATAAACTTGAATTAATGATTCAAAAAATTAAATGTGTCCTTAAAGAAGATGGATTATTTATTGTTCATACTTTCCCTAATAAATTATATTATCAGTATGCTTATGAGGAAAAGAGGAAAATAGCGAAATCTATAGGTGTCTACATTCCCCAGAATCCCAGGACATTTTATGAGGATTTAATGCATATCAATGAGCAAACTCCTCAAAATCTTTCATTATTATTAAAAAAATCTTTTCCTTACGTTGTGACATGGGTCAACAATTACCCGGATTTTCCTGGCTCTTTAATTCGTCCTTTTAGCCCGGAAGAATGCAACAACGCCAGAACGATTTTTGCTATAGGTTCCTTTAAAAGTATAGATAAAGATGCAGTTTTTCAAGCGTTAAATCCTGTAAAACTTGATCGCGATGGAGTAAATATAGAAGTTCTATCGGAAAAGGGAACACTGAATGCTTTTTCAAATGACAAATTTAAGTTGAACGTAACTCTCAAAAACAATGGGAAAGAACGCCTCGTATCAATGCCCACTTTCCCTGTGCAGATCTCGTATCACTGGTTGAGATCTGACGGCAGTTATGAGGTTTTTGATGGACTTAGAACACAGATAATGCCAGCCTTAAACCCTCAAGAACAACGTGATTTTCAAATAGATGTCATCGTGCCTGAAGAGGAAGGAAAATATCTGTTGCAAATTGATCTGGTGCAGGAAGGCTGTTTCTGGTTTGAGGAAATTACTAATAAAGTACCACTCAATATTAGCACAGAAATCGAGAAGAAACCGGATAATATCAGATTTGAGGGATCAAAAATGGATACATTCGAGATTAAAGATGAAGAAATCAATGTCGAAGAGATTATGGGAAAAATTCGTGAGGACATAAAGAAGAGAAAAGAAAGCGGCGTTTATAAGAAAGAGAGTTCTGAAGAAATAGATAAGGTTTTTTCTGAGATTTCCTGTTCCAGGGAAATAAATTCTCAAGAACGTGGAACTATCAATTCTAATTATGATATTCGTAACAATAGTTATTCAATCAGTTCTCATCGCCCGATGCTGGGGAAATTTTTGATTAAGGGCAGAAAGTTAGTTCATGGGGAGGTCAGACGTTATGTTGATCCTGCACTCCAAAAGCAAAGTGAACTTAATTCTTATTTTGCCGGCATTCTTAATGAAGCAAAGGAAATATTAAATTCTTGTTCTAACGAAATGGAGCAATTAAAAACTGGAATTGAAAAATTAGAGTATGAAAATAAAACTTTAAAATCTAAAATTGAGCAATTGAATAGTGATACTAAAAAGTTAAAAATTGAATCTGAACAGTTAAAAATTGGATCTGAACAGATACAATCAGAGATTGTTAGCAATGTGAAAAAAGAAGTCGAATCCGTGATTTCTTCTATAAATCTGGAACTCGATAACAAAGCCTGGCTTAGTAGAATACTTGAATCAAGAATACAGAAGGGATCTGAAAATCAAGTAGCAGATTTATCTGGAACGGCTGATTCATCTGGAACGGCTGATTCATCTGGAACGGCTGATTCGGATATTAATTATTACGTATTTGAAGAAAGGTTCCGTGGTTCGAGAGAACACATCCTGCAGCATCAGACAAACTTTATAGGTTATTTTGCAAATTGTACCAATGTCCTTGATATTGGATGTGGACGGGGAGAATTTCTGGAATTAGCTAAGGATAAAGGCATTAATGCTCGAGGAATTGATGTTAACGAGGACATGATAAATTTCTGTAAATCTAAGGGGCTGGCTGTTGAGCTAAAAGATGCCATCGAAGCTCTTGAAGAGATCGGGGATAAAAGCCTGGATGGAATTTTTATAAGTCAGGTAGTTGAGCATCTTAGTCCTGATTATCTTATTAAAATGTTGAATCTATGCAATCAAAAAATGAAATACGGTTTTTACATTATTCTTGAGACCGTTAATCCTCTATCTTTATTTTCCTTTGCAAATTTCTACATAGACCTCTCTCACGTAAAACCTGTGCATCCAGAAACGTTAAAGTTTTTGGTTAATACGGCAGGTTTCCGTGACATTGAAACCAAATTTTTGTCTCCCGTACCCTCTGAAATGAAACTGCAAAAGCTTCCGAATCTCGATGATCTGAACGAAATATCCAGGTCGATGATTGAGATCTGCAATCAAAATATAGGCATGATAAACAATGCCCTGTATGGTGCCCAGGATTATGCGGTAATTGGAAAAAAATAA
- a CDS encoding glycosyltransferase, with product MEIHQILPTFSPGDAIGNEVIEINRTLRKWGYKSEIYAENIHPHMNAKKHVEYDKVSSKDNVLIFHFSIGSDVSHYVRKLPDKKIIRFHGITPEKYLVGINDYIQHLLVRGREELSLYPKLTDLALANSRYTQLELKGLGFKNTEIFPLLLNFDTYNQAPNKDLLNKFNDDYVNILFVGRIIPQKNQHILIKIFYYYKLINPKARLFLIGNYEGCESYYEQLQELVRRLKLKDVYIPGKVSMSDLISYYKLSSVFLCMSEWETFCVPLVESIYFNIPIVAYNRTAIPDTLGDSGILVNNFKCEELAEMINQIVEDDSFRNRIIQKQNERLKYFERQNVENLLKRYIQQVVD from the coding sequence ATGGAAATTCATCAAATCTTACCAACCTTTAGTCCCGGCGATGCTATTGGAAACGAGGTTATCGAAATAAACCGGACCCTCAGAAAATGGGGTTACAAGTCGGAAATATATGCTGAAAATATTCATCCCCATATGAATGCAAAAAAACATGTAGAGTATGACAAGGTATCCTCAAAAGATAATGTGTTGATATTCCACTTTTCAATTGGTTCTGATGTATCCCATTATGTAAGGAAATTACCTGACAAGAAAATAATAAGGTTCCATGGAATTACACCTGAAAAATATCTTGTAGGAATCAATGACTACATCCAGCACTTACTGGTCCGAGGGAGAGAAGAACTCTCTTTATACCCAAAACTGACCGATCTGGCCCTTGCAAATTCACGATATACCCAGCTGGAGTTGAAAGGTTTAGGGTTCAAAAATACCGAAATTTTTCCACTTTTGTTAAACTTTGATACATATAATCAAGCTCCAAACAAAGACCTTTTAAACAAATTCAATGATGATTATGTTAATATCCTGTTTGTTGGCAGGATTATCCCTCAAAAAAATCAGCACATTCTTATTAAGATTTTCTATTATTATAAACTTATAAATCCAAAGGCCCGGTTATTTTTAATAGGAAATTACGAAGGTTGTGAAAGCTATTATGAGCAACTGCAGGAGCTCGTCAGGAGACTGAAACTGAAAGATGTTTATATTCCTGGAAAAGTCTCAATGAGTGATCTGATCTCGTATTACAAATTATCCAGTGTTTTTTTATGTATGAGCGAATGGGAAACTTTTTGCGTCCCTCTTGTTGAGAGTATCTATTTTAACATCCCTATTGTGGCTTATAATCGAACTGCAATACCGGATACTCTGGGAGATTCGGGAATACTTGTTAATAATTTTAAATGTGAAGAGCTCGCAGAAATGATCAATCAGATAGTCGAAGACGATTCCTTCAGAAACCGGATAATCCAGAAGCAAAATGAAAGGCTCAAATATTTTGAAAGGCAGAACGTAGAAAACTTACTAAAAAGGTATATTCAACAGGTGGTTGATTGA
- a CDS encoding glycosyltransferase family 4 protein, protein MKIAFVIPWYGDIPGGAESECKNTAEHLSRNGIEVEIITTCVKEFNSDWSSNYYEAGVSQLQGVVVRRFKVRGRNTELFDRINSKLMRNQKVSPQEERIYIEEMIRSEDLSNYIKNHGSEYDCFLFIPYMFGTTFYGAQIHPEKSYLIPCLHDESYAYMDIYKGMFQNVAGLIFHAESEAKLANNIFNIKGRQIVLGEGMDTDISFDAKRFREKYGISDDFILYAGRREPGKNTPLLIDFFCKYKSCSQNELKLVLIGSGDVSIPEKFKKDIIDLGFVSKQDKYDSFAAASLLCQPSINESFSIVIMESWLCLTPVLVHSNCAVTKDHCIKSNGGLYFKDFEEFEGCLNFFLNNPRLREKMATNGNKYVEENFDWGRIVEKYIRFLEEA, encoded by the coding sequence ATGAAGATTGCATTTGTTATTCCCTGGTATGGAGATATTCCCGGTGGTGCTGAGAGTGAATGTAAAAACACGGCCGAACATCTCTCCAGAAACGGGATTGAAGTTGAAATTATAACTACATGCGTAAAAGAGTTTAACTCCGATTGGAGTTCTAATTATTATGAAGCGGGAGTATCTCAACTACAGGGTGTTGTCGTCAGGAGGTTCAAAGTTCGAGGGAGGAATACTGAACTCTTTGACCGTATAAATTCCAAATTAATGCGTAACCAGAAGGTATCTCCACAAGAAGAACGAATTTATATCGAAGAAATGATCCGCAGTGAGGATCTATCTAACTATATTAAAAATCATGGTTCCGAATATGACTGTTTTTTGTTTATACCTTACATGTTCGGAACTACTTTTTACGGGGCTCAGATTCATCCGGAAAAATCATATTTAATTCCGTGCCTTCACGATGAAAGCTATGCATATATGGATATCTACAAGGGTATGTTTCAAAATGTGGCTGGACTGATATTTCACGCGGAATCTGAAGCGAAATTAGCAAATAATATTTTTAATATTAAAGGCAGACAAATAGTTCTGGGAGAAGGAATGGATACCGATATCTCCTTTGATGCGAAAAGGTTTCGGGAAAAATACGGTATATCTGATGATTTTATTCTTTATGCCGGAAGGCGTGAGCCAGGCAAAAACACTCCTCTTCTTATCGATTTCTTTTGCAAATATAAAAGCTGCAGCCAGAACGAACTTAAACTCGTTTTGATCGGAAGTGGAGATGTCAGTATTCCTGAGAAATTTAAAAAAGACATTATTGACCTGGGTTTTGTCAGTAAACAGGATAAATATGATTCATTCGCTGCTGCAAGCCTGCTATGTCAGCCTTCAATTAATGAAAGCTTTTCAATAGTTATTATGGAGTCATGGTTGTGCCTTACTCCCGTGCTGGTTCATTCTAATTGTGCTGTAACAAAAGATCACTGTATTAAAAGCAATGGGGGATTATATTTTAAAGATTTTGAGGAATTTGAGGGCTGCCTTAATTTCTTTTTAAACAATCCCCGATTAAGGGAAAAAATGGCTACTAATGGAAATAAATATGTGGAAGAAAACTTTGACTGGGGTCGGATCGTTGAAAAATATATAAGGTTTCTTGAGGAGGCTTGA
- a CDS encoding glycosyltransferase family 4 protein gives MKIAFVVQRYGLEVNGGAEFHCRLVAEHLSKYFDVEVLTTCAVDYQTWKNEYPSGTENLNGVHVRRFPVDYERDLLKFNKFSEKIFGNVHTYEDEVEWMKLQGPYSTKLLNYIKNNKDNYDHFIFFTYLYCTTFFGLPLVKEKALLVPTAHDEPPIYLSIFDSLFKQVRGFIYNTEEEQNFIISKFHVANIPSDVVGVGIDIPDRIDAVSFVQKYNLDNFVIFVGRVDESKGCQELFDYFRRYKMKKKSSIKLVLLGKETMVVPKEADILSLGFVSEQDKFNGIKSSKLLIMPSKYESLSMVLLESWLCNTAVLVNGKCDVLKGQCIRSNAGLYYENYDEFEGCLDVLLANDEMRPIMGKNGMKFVLQNYSWENIEKRYISILGDL, from the coding sequence TTGAAAATAGCCTTTGTTGTCCAGCGTTATGGGTTGGAAGTAAATGGGGGGGCTGAATTTCACTGCAGACTCGTAGCTGAGCATTTATCAAAATACTTTGATGTAGAAGTGCTAACGACCTGTGCGGTAGACTACCAAACGTGGAAAAATGAATATCCTTCAGGGACTGAAAACTTAAATGGTGTGCATGTCAGGAGATTTCCTGTTGATTATGAAAGAGATTTATTGAAATTTAATAAGTTTTCCGAGAAAATTTTCGGCAACGTTCATACATATGAAGATGAAGTCGAATGGATGAAATTACAGGGTCCTTATTCAACAAAACTTTTAAACTATATAAAAAATAACAAAGATAACTACGATCATTTTATTTTTTTCACCTATCTATACTGTACCACCTTCTTCGGTCTTCCACTGGTAAAAGAAAAAGCCCTGCTGGTCCCCACAGCCCACGATGAACCACCTATCTACTTATCTATATTTGATTCTCTCTTCAAACAGGTCAGAGGGTTTATTTACAACACAGAGGAAGAACAAAATTTCATTATTTCAAAATTTCATGTCGCAAACATACCTTCTGATGTCGTAGGTGTTGGTATAGATATCCCGGATAGAATCGATGCTGTTTCATTTGTCCAGAAGTATAATTTGGATAACTTCGTAATTTTTGTTGGAAGAGTAGATGAGTCTAAAGGTTGTCAAGAGCTATTTGATTATTTTCGTCGGTATAAAATGAAAAAGAAGTCTTCTATTAAACTCGTTCTTCTGGGTAAAGAGACGATGGTGGTCCCGAAAGAAGCTGACATTCTGTCTCTGGGATTTGTTTCAGAGCAAGATAAATTCAACGGGATAAAGTCGTCTAAACTGCTTATAATGCCCTCAAAATATGAGAGTTTATCAATGGTTTTATTAGAATCCTGGCTTTGCAATACTGCAGTACTTGTTAATGGAAAATGTGATGTTTTAAAAGGTCAGTGTATTAGAAGTAATGCAGGATTGTACTATGAAAACTATGATGAATTTGAGGGATGCCTGGACGTTCTTTTAGCAAATGACGAAATGAGACCTATTATGGGGAAAAATGGAATGAAATTTGTCTTGCAAAATTACTCGTGGGAAAATATAGAGAAGAGATACATTTCAATATTGGGAGATCTCTAA
- a CDS encoding ABC transporter ATP-binding protein, producing MMRVTGISKRFKSYHTPADRLKEIILRKKYHRDIVALEDISFEVGEGETLGIVGQNGAGKSTILKILSGILLPDTGSIEIDGKITGLLELGTGFNPELTGIENIYMNGTFLGMSRTEIDQKKADMMDFAELGEFIYEPIKTYSSGMLMRLAFSIAIHAEPKCFLVDEALSVGDAYFQQKCMRKIIEFKNKGGSIIFISHDMNAVKTLCDSAILLDKGHILDYGDPKSIVDFYYGMILQKSHMGDAEVEVKKICVSEKGESSNTSTGEVKLVSFKILNERNENVSYIESEQTVKFVCEIESLKDLSEPHYGLSVRNNLGVSVFETNTYCMGIHNPPLKRGQTVKITYEMKMPLSAGNYSLSVGVANKGYDRGAFEEYLLMAHDVDILSIVSKDDAIIYSGVFNMDPQVSVK from the coding sequence ATGATGCGAGTAACAGGTATTTCAAAAAGGTTTAAGTCATATCATACCCCGGCTGACAGGCTCAAGGAGATTATTCTCAGAAAGAAGTACCACCGTGATATAGTTGCACTGGAGGATATTTCTTTTGAGGTTGGAGAAGGTGAGACCCTTGGGATTGTCGGGCAAAATGGTGCCGGTAAATCAACAATATTAAAAATTCTTTCCGGTATCCTGCTTCCGGACACAGGCTCAATAGAAATCGATGGGAAGATAACAGGATTACTGGAACTTGGGACAGGTTTTAATCCTGAGCTTACAGGTATTGAGAATATCTATATGAATGGAACTTTCCTCGGAATGTCCAGAACAGAGATTGATCAGAAGAAAGCGGATATGATGGATTTCGCTGAACTGGGAGAGTTTATTTACGAACCTATTAAAACTTATTCTTCTGGTATGTTAATGAGACTTGCTTTTTCAATTGCGATACATGCAGAACCCAAGTGTTTTCTTGTTGACGAGGCTCTCTCTGTAGGCGATGCTTATTTCCAGCAAAAATGTATGAGAAAGATCATCGAGTTCAAAAACAAGGGTGGATCAATTATTTTTATATCCCATGATATGAATGCCGTAAAGACATTATGCGATTCGGCAATATTGCTGGATAAAGGCCATATCCTTGATTATGGGGACCCGAAGAGTATCGTCGATTTTTATTACGGGATGATATTACAGAAATCACATATGGGGGACGCTGAAGTAGAGGTTAAAAAAATTTGTGTTAGTGAAAAAGGTGAAAGCTCAAACACTTCAACAGGTGAGGTTAAACTTGTATCTTTCAAAATTTTGAATGAGCGAAACGAAAATGTATCTTATATTGAGAGTGAGCAGACTGTTAAATTTGTGTGTGAAATCGAAAGCTTAAAAGACTTATCTGAACCCCACTATGGACTTTCTGTAAGAAACAATCTGGGAGTGTCGGTATTTGAAACCAACACCTACTGTATGGGAATACATAATCCGCCATTGAAGAGAGGGCAGACTGTTAAAATCACTTATGAAATGAAAATGCCTTTATCTGCTGGGAATTATTCCCTATCGGTAGGAGTAGCAAACAAAGGATATGATAGAGGGGCTTTTGAAGAATATTTATTGATGGCTCATGATGTTGATATTTTAAGTATCGTCTCTAAAGATGATGCCATAATTTATTCGGGTGTTTTCAATATGGATCCCCAGGTATCAGTCAAATAA
- a CDS encoding acyltransferase family protein, with protein sequence MTYEKWIDVTKGIGILLVILGHNDFDQSFLTVIHTFNMPLFFYISGYLFHYKKYKLNPNNFIFQKFKRLVVPYFVTNIIILCTFTLLFFFKMNSFNGNSPVKYLIGVFYGNGAPLNPPTIYTNLLSVPSWFLLGLFCASLILYLLTDSHEKYGLAFSSFLCFLVILFGFRISKYILLPWSFDIACVSMIFMFSGYLVNYYKINWLYNNFKSNLYNSICILLLFIVISINGAVDMNTRTYSNLFFFSIAGLLGTYITIEFAKKISKKESLLMKIFAYFGKNSILILLYHTFIPIVILDTTNNFCNIREIISHSPILYSLTMLVSSIVTIIIIKRLPFLDRIYF encoded by the coding sequence ATGACATATGAAAAATGGATTGACGTTACAAAAGGTATAGGTATTCTATTAGTTATACTTGGACATAACGATTTTGACCAATCTTTTTTAACAGTAATTCATACTTTTAATATGCCCTTATTCTTTTATATCAGTGGCTACTTATTTCATTATAAAAAATACAAATTGAATCCAAATAACTTTATTTTTCAGAAATTTAAAAGGCTTGTAGTACCATATTTTGTAACAAATATTATTATCCTATGCACATTCACTTTACTATTTTTCTTTAAAATGAATTCGTTTAATGGCAATTCTCCAGTAAAATATTTAATTGGAGTTTTTTATGGAAATGGAGCACCCTTAAATCCACCTACAATATATACAAATTTGTTGAGTGTTCCCTCCTGGTTTTTATTAGGTTTGTTCTGTGCTTCTTTAATTTTATACCTACTTACTGATTCTCATGAAAAATATGGATTAGCTTTCAGCAGCTTTTTATGTTTTTTAGTTATATTATTTGGTTTTAGAATCAGTAAATATATTTTACTTCCATGGAGTTTTGATATTGCTTGTGTTTCAATGATTTTTATGTTCTCAGGATATTTAGTCAATTATTACAAGATAAATTGGCTATATAATAACTTCAAAAGTAATTTATATAATTCCATTTGTATTTTATTGTTGTTCATTGTAATTTCAATTAATGGAGCTGTAGATATGAACACAAGAACATATTCGAACTTGTTTTTTTTTAGTATTGCAGGTTTATTAGGAACGTATATAACTATTGAATTCGCAAAAAAAATCAGCAAAAAAGAAAGCTTATTAATGAAAATATTTGCTTATTTTGGAAAAAATTCTATTCTTATTTTATTGTATCATACTTTTATACCAATCGTGATCCTAGACACCACAAATAATTTTTGTAATATAAGAGAAATTATATCTCATTCTCCAATCCTCTATAGCCTTACTATGCTAGTTTCTTCCATAGTAACAATAATTATTATCAAAAGATTACCTTTTTTAGATAGAATATATTTTTGA
- a CDS encoding glycosyltransferase: MKIAIFHDYFGAIGGGEKLVLMLAKYFNADVITTDLNTESIQKMGYSDTRIISLGNTSKVPPLKQISASFLFATCDFSKKYDFFIFSGNWAHFAAKKHKPNLYYCHTPTRAFYDLYDTFLTRQTFFISIFFRIWVRLHRPISEYYLSHVCKIATNSKNTLQRINKYFHRDAEVIYPPVEISKFTCKEYGDFWLSVNRLYPEKRVELQIDAFREMPDEKLIIVGGYSKGDHAKSYAKNVINNLPENVKVLGEVSEAELLDLYSRCRGFICTAMDEDFGMTPVEAMASGKPVVAVNEGGFKETVVDGKTGVLVEADLQNIIQAVKSISENPSSYGNECFKRAAMFDISIFESTMEKSILNEN; encoded by the coding sequence ATGAAGATAGCTATATTTCATGATTATTTTGGAGCCATCGGCGGTGGGGAAAAACTGGTCCTGATGCTCGCAAAGTATTTTAATGCTGATGTTATTACTACGGACTTAAACACTGAATCCATTCAAAAGATGGGTTATTCCGATACACGCATCATAAGCCTTGGAAATACTTCAAAAGTGCCTCCGTTAAAGCAGATTTCGGCCTCATTCCTTTTTGCAACATGTGATTTCTCAAAAAAATATGATTTTTTTATTTTCTCCGGAAACTGGGCACACTTTGCTGCAAAAAAGCATAAACCAAACTTATACTATTGCCATACTCCCACGAGGGCTTTCTATGACTTATATGATACATTTCTGACGAGACAGACGTTTTTTATTTCTATTTTCTTCAGGATCTGGGTTAGACTTCACAGGCCGATTTCCGAATATTACCTTTCTCACGTCTGTAAAATTGCAACTAACTCAAAGAATACATTACAGAGAATCAATAAATACTTCCACAGGGACGCTGAAGTTATTTATCCCCCGGTTGAAATCTCAAAATTCACCTGCAAAGAATATGGGGATTTCTGGCTTTCAGTAAACCGCCTCTATCCTGAAAAAAGAGTTGAGCTCCAGATTGATGCCTTCAGGGAAATGCCTGATGAAAAACTTATTATTGTTGGAGGATACTCAAAAGGAGACCATGCAAAAAGTTATGCAAAAAATGTCATTAACAATTTGCCGGAGAATGTAAAAGTACTCGGGGAGGTCTCTGAAGCGGAATTGCTTGACCTTTATTCCCGTTGTAGAGGGTTTATTTGCACTGCCATGGACGAGGACTTTGGGATGACGCCAGTTGAAGCCATGGCGAGCGGAAAACCTGTTGTAGCTGTAAACGAAGGCGGATTTAAGGAAACGGTAGTTGACGGGAAAACAGGAGTTCTTGTAGAAGCAGACCTTCAAAATATTATTCAAGCGGTAAAGTCCATCTCAGAAAATCCGTCAAGCTATGGAAATGAGTGTTTCAAACGAGCAGCCATGTTTGATATCTCTATTTTTGAAAGTACTATGGAAAAAAGTATTCTCAATGAAAATTAG
- a CDS encoding ABC transporter permease translates to MNVHLILELAKRDISEKYSGSTLGVLWNFIYPLVDIFIFTVIFSNLMGSRLPGSSSAYSYGFYLTSGVIAWNAFSNTVSRTATVFLDKKHIISKVKVDLSLFPLYIAISESITFVVTMGVFLFLLIISGYGVKPLILFVPLIYLVQQIFAYSLGFFIGIFVVFIRDLKEIVRIVLQFWFWFTPIVYVYDILPDFVKELMIYNPAFSFIHAYHSVFIYKQSPNLESLLVLFLLSLVLLLFAGTIFKKLEKDVRDFI, encoded by the coding sequence TTGAATGTACATTTAATTCTCGAATTAGCAAAAAGAGATATTTCTGAAAAATATTCTGGATCTACTTTAGGAGTTTTGTGGAACTTCATTTATCCGCTTGTGGATATTTTCATCTTTACTGTTATATTTTCCAATCTTATGGGATCGCGTTTGCCCGGATCATCTTCAGCCTACAGTTATGGATTTTATCTCACTTCTGGTGTAATTGCATGGAATGCTTTTTCGAATACTGTTTCAAGGACAGCTACTGTTTTTCTGGATAAGAAGCACATAATCTCTAAAGTGAAGGTTGATCTGTCGTTATTTCCTCTCTATATTGCTATCTCAGAGAGTATCACTTTTGTCGTAACCATGGGTGTATTCCTATTTTTACTTATAATTAGTGGGTATGGAGTGAAACCTCTAATCTTATTTGTTCCATTAATATATCTGGTACAGCAGATATTTGCCTATTCCCTTGGATTTTTTATCGGAATATTTGTTGTTTTCATAAGGGACTTAAAAGAAATTGTAAGAATTGTACTCCAGTTCTGGTTCTGGTTTACACCAATTGTATATGTATATGATATACTCCCTGACTTTGTCAAAGAGCTTATGATTTATAATCCGGCATTTTCATTCATCCATGCCTATCATAGTGTCTTCATATACAAACAGAGTCCGAATTTGGAGTCTCTTCTGGTTCTGTTTCTGTTGAGCCTTGTACTTCTGCTATTTGCAGGTACTATTTTCAAAAAACTTGAAAAAGATGTTCGGGATTTTATTTAA